The Bacteroidales bacterium genome contains a region encoding:
- a CDS encoding DUF4242 domain-containing protein, translated as MPLFLDIHQHVPGLTKEGIEEAHAKDLEIQGKYNVRYLKYWYDTNSGKIFCLAEAPDKESAIAVHRESHGLVADEIVEVLEGDVEVPVGHHH; from the coding sequence ATGCCGTTATTTTTGGATATCCACCAGCACGTTCCGGGTCTGACGAAAGAGGGAATTGAGGAAGCACATGCCAAAGACCTTGAAATCCAGGGTAAATACAACGTACGTTACCTGAAATACTGGTATGATACAAATTCGGGTAAAATATTTTGCCTGGCTGAAGCACCCGATAAAGAATCTGCTATAGCTGTTCATCGTGAATCGCATGGACTGGTGGCCGATGAAATCGTAGAGGTCCTTGAAGGAGATGTTGAGGTACCTGTCGGACATCATCATTAA
- a CDS encoding DUF4097 family beta strand repeat-containing protein: MWNKTVIFLLLIFFAAIPVLSQTVVKEYVDSVPVSRNMTITINSKKSNLEITRWEKSMLWLKVKIAFTNNDVSMARRELQYSRFNLTRTSAEVNINNFFALPVGTDKIQSIISIDYKVYIPDKVILIINNDYGICRLSGVNGYININNKYGEIYLNRISGTTRIYSTLCDIHADYISGITQLEASNSNIFLKSMNGQMAITNKVGKIHFEAGTELDRLKINSSHCDIDLIINDPKRFNYNITVKNATIEFSQKFNDIPFTSITKQNLLYQSPKIAHDIYVSSSYNSIKLH, translated from the coding sequence ATGTGGAATAAAACCGTCATATTCCTCCTACTGATTTTTTTTGCAGCGATTCCCGTTTTATCTCAAACGGTAGTGAAGGAATACGTCGATTCGGTTCCGGTAAGCCGGAATATGACAATTACAATCAATTCTAAAAAAAGCAATCTTGAGATTACACGCTGGGAAAAATCAATGTTATGGCTCAAAGTAAAAATTGCATTTACAAATAATGATGTGTCTATGGCCCGACGGGAATTACAGTACAGCAGATTTAATTTAACCAGAACATCCGCCGAAGTCAATATAAACAATTTTTTTGCTTTGCCTGTAGGAACAGACAAGATTCAATCCATTATATCAATTGATTACAAAGTTTACATTCCTGATAAAGTAATTCTGATTATTAACAATGATTATGGAATATGTCGGTTGTCGGGGGTGAACGGCTATATAAACATTAATAATAAATACGGCGAAATATACCTGAACAGGATTTCCGGAACAACCAGGATATATTCTACTTTGTGTGACATACACGCTGATTACATTTCAGGAATAACACAGCTTGAAGCCTCTAATTCAAATATCTTTCTTAAAAGCATGAATGGCCAAATGGCAATCACTAACAAGGTCGGGAAAATTCACTTTGAAGCCGGTACAGAATTGGATAGGCTTAAAATAAACTCTTCACATTGCGACATAGATTTAATTATAAATGACCCGAAAAGATTCAATTATAATATCACTGTAAAAAACGCCACTATTGAATTCAGTCAGAAATTCAATGATATTCCCTTTACATCGATTACAAAACAAAATCTTCTGTACCAATCACCCAAAATTGCACATGATATATATGTTTCATCAAGTTATAACAGTATAAAACTTCATTGA
- a CDS encoding methylmalonyl-CoA mutase family protein — protein sequence MDEQQQLFSSFPPVTVAEWEAKIHEDLKGADYAKKLIRKTPENISIKPYYTREDLEKLKYLDHAPATFPFARGNRTCCNSWLIRQDFKVTETEAAVEKAFTAASRGAGSIGFDLKRKGGIHYDEFRKLVTGLDSSAVQLNFITGNDAPQILDFLFKALDESGNKREAFKGAVEFDPLGHLAATGGFYYSEQDDMEAARKMMDIVLREAPSLRTLAANSHLFSDAGATVVQELAFGLSMISDYLVNLADEQRPATEVLRHMQWNLGTGSDYFMEIAKVRAARVLVSNLVSAFNPTTRITPVFIHSITTTWNKTLYDPHVNLLRLTTEAMSAVLGGCNSLLVMPFDTVYNEPTDLSERLARNIQIILREESYFNKVVDPAAGSYYIESLTDSLIHYAWELFIKIDEQGGFTKSFLSGFINGELEKTARQRLDLIASRRESLLGTNQYPAVNESVNGCINEEIAFPAANLNSEKLTEPVMPRRAAAEFEKLRLSVEKYPGHRPRVFMLTYGNLAMRLARSQFSANFFACAGYEVIDNLGFKNEKEGVDAAFAAKADIIVVCSSDDEYTGFAPEVAQLVGDRAIVVVAGAPASMEELKQKGITEFIHMRSNVLETLRHFHSKLGIQIKQ from the coding sequence ATGGACGAACAGCAACAACTATTTTCTTCCTTTCCACCGGTTACCGTGGCGGAATGGGAGGCAAAAATCCACGAAGACCTTAAAGGTGCTGATTATGCCAAAAAACTTATCCGGAAGACACCGGAAAATATCAGCATTAAACCGTATTATACCCGTGAAGACCTTGAAAAGCTGAAATATCTTGACCACGCGCCTGCTACTTTTCCTTTTGCGCGCGGAAACAGGACATGCTGTAACAGCTGGCTTATAAGGCAGGATTTCAAAGTTACCGAAACAGAAGCCGCCGTTGAGAAGGCTTTTACAGCCGCAAGCCGTGGTGCCGGCTCAATCGGTTTTGATCTGAAACGCAAAGGCGGCATACATTATGATGAATTCAGAAAACTGGTTACAGGCCTGGATTCTTCAGCTGTTCAGTTAAACTTCATTACAGGAAATGATGCCCCTCAAATCCTCGATTTTCTGTTTAAAGCACTTGATGAATCAGGAAATAAAAGAGAGGCTTTCAAAGGGGCTGTTGAATTTGATCCGCTGGGTCACCTTGCGGCTACAGGAGGATTCTATTATTCGGAGCAGGATGATATGGAAGCCGCCCGGAAGATGATGGACATCGTTCTCAGGGAAGCTCCCTCTCTTCGCACGCTTGCTGCAAACAGCCACCTGTTCAGTGATGCAGGTGCAACAGTGGTTCAGGAACTGGCTTTCGGATTGTCGATGATTTCCGATTATCTTGTAAACCTTGCTGACGAACAGCGGCCGGCAACCGAAGTATTGAGGCACATGCAATGGAACCTCGGTACCGGATCGGATTACTTCATGGAAATTGCTAAAGTGCGGGCTGCCAGGGTGCTCGTTTCAAACCTGGTGAGCGCATTTAATCCGACCACCCGGATAACACCTGTATTTATCCACAGTATAACGACAACCTGGAACAAGACATTATATGATCCGCATGTAAACCTGCTGCGGTTAACCACCGAGGCTATGTCAGCCGTGCTGGGCGGCTGCAATTCGTTGTTAGTTATGCCCTTTGACACGGTATACAATGAACCTACCGATTTATCAGAAAGACTTGCAAGAAATATCCAGATAATCCTCAGGGAGGAATCCTATTTCAACAAAGTGGTGGATCCTGCTGCGGGTTCTTATTATATTGAATCGCTCACGGATTCGCTGATTCATTATGCCTGGGAACTTTTCATAAAGATTGATGAACAGGGAGGATTTACAAAATCATTCCTTTCAGGATTCATTAATGGTGAACTCGAAAAAACTGCACGCCAGCGGCTTGACCTGATTGCTTCAAGGCGCGAATCATTGCTCGGAACGAATCAGTACCCGGCAGTGAATGAAAGCGTGAACGGATGCATCAATGAGGAAATTGCCTTTCCGGCAGCTAACCTGAATTCGGAAAAACTTACTGAACCGGTTATGCCGAGGAGAGCTGCAGCGGAATTCGAAAAATTACGTCTTTCTGTTGAAAAATATCCCGGTCATCGTCCGAGAGTTTTCATGCTTACCTATGGTAACCTGGCGATGCGATTGGCCCGTTCGCAGTTTTCGGCCAATTTCTTTGCCTGTGCAGGTTACGAGGTGATCGACAACCTGGGATTCAAAAATGAAAAAGAGGGTGTTGATGCAGCTTTTGCTGCGAAGGCTGATATCATTGTAGTTTGCAGCAGCGATGATGAATACACCGGATTTGCCCCTGAAGTGGCTCAACTTGTTGGTGACAGGGCAATTGTGGTTGTTGCCGGTGCCCCGGCTTCGATGGAAGAATTGAAGCAAAAAGGAATCACCGAGTTCATCCATATGCGTTCCAATGTGCTGGAGACGCTGAGGCATTTCCACAGCAAACTGGGTATTCAAATTAAACAGTAA
- a CDS encoding efflux RND transporter permease subunit, with the protein MKNVYFAYRNPLSVAIAIIILAGIFIFSRMQTSLFPEITFPKIKVIAESGEQPVEQMMLRVTKPLEMAMKKIPELQTVRSITSRGSCEISAFINWDADVDLSKQRIESGINEIRNSLPPETEITVERMNPSILLVIGYTLESNSRKPVDLKYLANYTVKPFLSQVNGVSEIQIMGGKDKEYRVELDIARMSSMGITPRMVSDALNETNFIRSNGYLNSYRFLYLSVTDAMVGNREELAKLVISNNGKRIVTLGDIASVSIGEAKEYIKVSANGKQSVQVAVIKQPNTNLVKLSDEMAGKIVELKKILPSDVTISPYYVQADFVNDSIKSVSDSLWIGIMLALVVAVLFLRSAKASAAILLTIPVTLCLSVIILYALNQTFNIMTLGAFAASIGLIIDDAIVVVEQIHRTNEEHPGEGSVQLVHKAIHYLFPAMVGSSLSTIVIFLPFVLMSGVAGAYFKVMTNAMIVILVCSFFVTWIALPVIFLLLTRSDAINRVSDIKSKDQPAHNVKKQGWVSWFIDRPWMSLGFLCCLAIAFALLFSRLETGFLPEMDEGSIVLDYWSPPGTSLEETDRMLGEVEKMLAEIPEIKAYSRRTGAQMGFFITEPNTGDYLIQLKKDRKRNTNEVIDDIRLKIESTQPALDVDFGQVIGDQLGDLMASVQPVEVKIFGNDNRTLQQLASRVADIVSGVKGTADVFNGLVIAGPYVRVVPDANRLALFGLTPSEFQFQVQTALEGNLAGEVHDKEQFTPVRLMYTGNTTRDIEGIKHIQVFLPDGKLKPVTELARLELTEGDPEIQRENLQNLAAVTARLDNRDLGSAMGEIRKKVTEGISLPEGYSFVYGGAYAEQQQSFRELLVILILACLLVFCVILVLFKEIRIALTVLGISILGISGCYLALYVTGTPLNIGSYTGLIMIVGIIGENAIFTFLQFRQAVRDMTARDAIVYAISTRLRPKLMTALGAIIALMPIALGIGSGAQMHQPLAIAIIGGFIVAMPLLLVVLPTMIWLLYKNESYEN; encoded by the coding sequence ATGAAGAATGTGTATTTCGCATATAGGAACCCTTTATCTGTTGCCATTGCCATAATCATTCTCGCCGGTATTTTTATCTTCAGCCGGATGCAGACTTCACTTTTCCCGGAAATCACTTTTCCAAAAATAAAAGTTATTGCCGAATCCGGTGAACAGCCTGTAGAACAAATGATGCTCAGGGTTACAAAGCCTCTTGAAATGGCCATGAAAAAAATCCCCGAATTACAAACCGTACGAAGCATTACAAGCAGGGGCAGCTGTGAAATATCGGCCTTTATAAACTGGGATGCGGATGTAGATCTGAGCAAACAGCGTATTGAATCGGGAATTAATGAAATAAGGAACAGCCTGCCGCCTGAAACAGAGATAACGGTCGAGAGAATGAATCCTTCGATATTGCTTGTCATCGGCTACACACTTGAAAGCAATTCACGAAAACCGGTAGACCTGAAGTATCTGGCCAATTACACGGTCAAACCTTTTCTTTCACAGGTTAACGGGGTTTCCGAAATTCAGATTATGGGAGGCAAGGATAAAGAATACAGGGTGGAACTCGACATTGCCCGGATGAGCAGTATGGGTATAACACCCCGGATGGTTTCGGATGCCCTGAACGAAACGAACTTTATCCGGTCGAACGGCTACCTGAACTCTTACCGGTTTCTTTACCTGTCGGTTACCGATGCCATGGTCGGTAACAGGGAAGAACTGGCAAAACTGGTTATAAGCAATAACGGAAAACGAATTGTGACACTGGGTGATATTGCGTCGGTAAGCATAGGCGAGGCTAAGGAATATATTAAAGTAAGTGCAAACGGAAAGCAGAGTGTGCAGGTTGCAGTAATTAAACAACCTAACACCAACCTGGTAAAGCTTTCGGATGAAATGGCCGGTAAAATCGTGGAGCTGAAGAAGATATTGCCATCAGATGTTACTATAAGCCCTTATTATGTGCAGGCCGATTTTGTGAATGATTCTATAAAAAGTGTAAGTGACAGCCTCTGGATCGGGATCATGCTGGCCCTGGTGGTAGCAGTTCTATTCCTCCGGTCGGCTAAGGCCAGTGCAGCCATTTTGCTTACAATTCCGGTTACCTTATGCCTTTCTGTCATTATTCTTTACGCCCTTAATCAGACATTTAACATAATGACCCTGGGTGCTTTCGCTGCCTCCATTGGGCTCATCATTGATGATGCCATTGTGGTAGTGGAGCAAATACATCGCACCAATGAGGAACATCCGGGAGAAGGCTCTGTCCAACTGGTTCATAAAGCCATTCATTACCTGTTCCCGGCCATGGTAGGATCATCCCTGAGCACCATTGTTATTTTTCTGCCCTTCGTTCTCATGTCGGGTGTGGCAGGGGCTTATTTCAAGGTAATGACAAATGCCATGATCGTCATCCTGGTTTGTTCATTTTTTGTTACCTGGATCGCCCTTCCTGTAATTTTCCTCTTATTGACGCGCAGTGACGCGATAAATCGCGTTTCAGACATAAAATCAAAGGATCAACCAGCGCATAACGTAAAAAAACAAGGCTGGGTATCCTGGTTTATAGACCGGCCGTGGATGAGCCTGGGATTTCTGTGTTGTCTTGCAATTGCATTTGCCCTTCTCTTTTCGCGTCTTGAAACCGGGTTCCTTCCTGAAATGGATGAAGGCAGTATTGTTTTGGATTACTGGTCGCCACCGGGAACTTCACTTGAAGAAACCGACAGGATGCTGGGAGAAGTTGAAAAAATGCTTGCTGAAATTCCTGAGATAAAAGCCTATTCACGGCGAACCGGCGCACAGATGGGCTTTTTCATTACAGAGCCCAATACGGGTGATTACCTGATCCAGCTAAAAAAGGATCGAAAAAGAAATACAAATGAGGTGATTGACGATATAAGGCTGAAAATTGAATCGACGCAGCCGGCTCTGGATGTGGATTTTGGCCAGGTGATCGGCGATCAGCTCGGAGATCTAATGGCCTCCGTTCAGCCGGTTGAGGTCAAAATTTTTGGTAATGACAACCGTACGTTGCAACAACTTGCATCGCGGGTGGCGGATATAGTATCGGGAGTAAAAGGTACAGCAGATGTTTTCAATGGTCTTGTCATAGCAGGACCCTATGTAAGGGTGGTCCCGGACGCCAACCGCCTGGCTTTGTTCGGATTAACCCCATCTGAATTCCAGTTCCAGGTTCAGACCGCACTTGAAGGCAACCTGGCCGGGGAAGTTCATGATAAAGAGCAATTCACTCCCGTAAGGCTGATGTATACGGGCAATACAACGAGAGACATTGAAGGTATAAAACACATCCAGGTTTTCCTGCCCGATGGCAAGCTGAAACCGGTAACTGAGCTCGCCCGGCTTGAACTTACTGAAGGAGATCCTGAAATTCAGCGTGAAAATCTGCAGAATCTTGCAGCCGTTACCGCCCGGCTCGATAACCGGGACCTCGGGAGTGCTATGGGTGAAATCAGGAAAAAAGTAACTGAAGGAATAAGCCTGCCCGAAGGTTACAGTTTTGTATATGGCGGCGCGTATGCTGAACAGCAGCAATCATTCAGGGAGTTGCTGGTTATCCTTATACTGGCATGCCTGCTTGTATTTTGTGTGATCCTTGTGCTGTTTAAAGAAATCAGGATTGCACTGACTGTCCTGGGAATATCCATCCTGGGTATATCAGGTTGTTACTTAGCCCTTTATGTAACAGGCACCCCTCTCAATATAGGCAGCTATACCGGACTCATAATGATTGTGGGTATAATCGGTGAAAACGCCATTTTTACATTTCTCCAATTCCGCCAGGCAGTGAGAGATATGACAGCCCGCGATGCCATCGTTTATGCCATTTCAACACGGTTAAGGCCAAAACTGATGACTGCACTGGGAGCTATCATTGCTTTGATGCCTATTGCACTTGGAATTGGTTCAGGTGCTCAGATGCACCAGCCACTGGCAATTGCCATAATAGGGGGTTTTATTGTTGCTATGCCATTATTGCTAGTTGTATTACCCACAATGATCTGGTTATTGTATAAAAATGAATCGTATGAAAATTAA
- a CDS encoding T9SS type A sorting domain-containing protein: MYQRHFITILFLSGFAITMYSQQKPQWEMPLFFEDATGARDTVYIGYDSAASNEVYVIDTAFDEGWIRIDTTKFNAFLWIYPSYLPAGAYLLTSDSVRVKDISSFPYPYARIGFTGGKMPIVVKWVDSLLNSPALPFPDISPRPRARIDFYCESGEPGYINCPIEYDPISLTSYNTPDLKYVASDSLVFEGSGNYSPYKAIFNVFLQIVPHDYLLTSLSNQPYALNCTIYPNPVTKYLNISNPSNDNIKLTLYNLVGQAIIQNISSHLLISIDLSYFQDGIYILKLSNEKYIYTSKILKTHN, translated from the coding sequence ATGTATCAAAGACATTTTATAACCATTCTTTTTCTTTCCGGATTTGCGATTACAATGTACAGTCAGCAAAAGCCTCAATGGGAAATGCCGCTTTTTTTCGAAGATGCAACTGGAGCAAGGGACACTGTTTATATTGGATATGATTCTGCTGCCAGCAATGAAGTATATGTTATAGACACTGCCTTTGATGAGGGCTGGATTAGGATTGATACTACAAAGTTCAATGCATTTTTATGGATATATCCCAGTTATCTCCCGGCAGGTGCTTATCTTCTGACCTCAGACTCTGTAAGGGTAAAAGATATATCTTCTTTCCCTTATCCATATGCGCGTATAGGTTTTACAGGTGGTAAAATGCCTATAGTTGTAAAGTGGGTCGACAGTCTACTAAATAGCCCCGCCTTACCATTTCCGGATATCTCTCCAAGGCCGAGGGCCAGAATTGACTTTTATTGTGAAAGCGGGGAACCCGGCTATATTAATTGTCCTATTGAATATGATCCAATTTCGTTAACATCCTATAATACACCGGATTTAAAATATGTGGCTTCAGATAGTTTAGTGTTTGAAGGATCTGGAAATTATAGTCCATATAAAGCTATATTTAATGTATTCTTGCAAATTGTACCCCACGATTACCTTCTAACTAGTCTTTCAAATCAGCCGTATGCTCTTAATTGTACTATATATCCAAACCCGGTTACAAAATATCTCAACATCAGCAATCCATCCAATGATAACATAAAATTGACATTGTACAATTTAGTTGGACAAGCTATAATTCAAAACATTTCATCGCATCTTTTAATCTCAATTGATTTATCATATTTTCAGGATGGTATTTACATTTTGAAATTATCGAATGAAAAATATATTTATACTTCTAAAATTCTTAAAACACACAATTGA
- the scpA gene encoding methylmalonyl-CoA mutase: MKPDYKNIKISTNTRPSVASQPKQKEDWITAEHIQVKPVFTKEDLENMEHLSYAAGIPPFLRGPYSTMYVMQPWTIRQYAGFSTAEESNAFYRRNLAAGQKGLSVAFDLATHRGYDSDHERVVGDVGKAGVAIDSIADMKILFDQIPLNKMSVSMTMNGAVLPVMAFYIVAALEQGAKLEELSGTIQNDILKEFMVRNTYIYPPETSMRIIADIFRFTSQHMPKFNSISISGYHMQEAGATADIELAYTLADGLEYLRTGVNSGLDIDSFAPRLSFFWAIGMNHFMEIAKMRAARMLWAKIVSQFNPKNPKSLALRTHSQTSGWSLTEQDPFNNVARTCIEAMAAALGHTQSLHTNALDEAIALPTDFSARIARNTQIYLQEETNITRTVDPWGGSYYVEYLTNEIARKAWDLIQEIEKLGGMAKAIETGLPKMRIEEAAARKQARIDAKKDIIVGVNKYRLDKEDPIDILEVNNTAVREAQLKRLSEVKASRDQQAVEIALNNITEAVRNNTGNLLELSIEAAKVRATLGEISYAIEKVSGRYKAFIRSISGIYSSESAGEESYTIARNLCGQFAKQEGRQPRIMIAKMGQDGHDRGAKVVSTGYADIGFDVDIGPLFQTPAEAARQAVENDVHVLGVSSLAGGHKTLVPQVIDELKNLGREDIMVIVGGVIPAQDYDFLYKSGVVGIFGPGTSVSVAARKILEVLLDTLHN; the protein is encoded by the coding sequence ATGAAACCTGATTATAAAAATATAAAGATTAGCACCAATACAAGGCCATCTGTTGCTTCGCAGCCGAAACAGAAGGAAGACTGGATTACTGCAGAGCATATCCAGGTGAAGCCCGTATTTACAAAGGAGGATCTCGAAAACATGGAGCATCTTTCCTATGCGGCAGGTATTCCTCCTTTCCTTCGCGGACCTTATTCCACTATGTATGTGATGCAGCCCTGGACGATAAGGCAGTACGCGGGCTTTTCAACAGCTGAGGAATCCAATGCCTTTTACAGGAGGAATTTGGCCGCAGGACAGAAAGGTCTTTCCGTTGCCTTTGACCTGGCAACTCATCGCGGATACGATTCGGATCATGAAAGAGTAGTGGGAGATGTCGGCAAAGCCGGTGTGGCGATTGATTCAATTGCCGATATGAAGATCCTGTTCGACCAGATTCCGCTCAACAAGATGTCGGTATCCATGACAATGAACGGTGCCGTTCTTCCTGTAATGGCCTTTTACATTGTTGCTGCTCTTGAGCAGGGTGCCAAACTCGAAGAGCTCAGCGGAACCATTCAGAACGACATCCTCAAAGAGTTTATGGTCCGCAATACATACATCTATCCGCCTGAAACGTCAATGCGGATCATTGCTGACATTTTCAGGTTTACCTCGCAGCATATGCCTAAGTTCAATTCGATCAGCATTTCCGGTTACCATATGCAGGAGGCCGGTGCAACTGCTGATATTGAGCTGGCCTATACACTGGCTGACGGACTGGAATACCTGAGAACGGGAGTGAATTCAGGGCTTGATATTGATTCCTTTGCTCCCAGGCTTTCGTTCTTCTGGGCAATCGGAATGAATCATTTTATGGAAATAGCAAAAATGCGCGCCGCCCGTATGCTGTGGGCAAAAATTGTAAGCCAGTTCAACCCGAAGAATCCGAAGTCACTCGCATTGCGGACTCATTCGCAAACATCAGGATGGAGCCTCACGGAACAGGACCCATTCAACAATGTGGCCCGCACATGTATTGAGGCCATGGCCGCTGCGCTGGGTCACACGCAGAGTCTGCACACCAATGCCCTCGATGAAGCAATAGCTCTGCCAACTGACTTTTCAGCCCGTATTGCCCGTAACACGCAGATTTACCTCCAGGAGGAAACGAATATCACAAGAACCGTGGATCCATGGGGAGGTTCTTATTATGTTGAATATCTCACAAATGAAATAGCCCGTAAAGCATGGGACCTGATCCAGGAAATCGAAAAGCTGGGCGGAATGGCGAAGGCTATCGAAACCGGACTACCGAAGATGCGCATCGAGGAAGCGGCCGCCAGAAAACAGGCGCGTATTGATGCGAAAAAAGATATCATTGTGGGGGTAAACAAGTACAGGCTTGATAAGGAAGATCCCATCGACATCCTTGAAGTGAATAACACGGCAGTTCGTGAGGCACAGCTGAAGAGGCTGAGTGAAGTAAAGGCTTCACGCGATCAGCAGGCTGTTGAGATTGCCTTGAACAACATAACAGAGGCTGTCAGAAACAACACGGGCAATCTGCTTGAATTGTCAATCGAAGCTGCCAAAGTAAGGGCAACCCTGGGCGAGATATCCTATGCCATCGAGAAGGTCAGCGGCCGGTATAAAGCTTTCATCAGGTCGATATCAGGTATATATTCATCCGAATCGGCAGGCGAAGAAAGCTATACAATAGCCCGCAATCTTTGCGGCCAATTTGCAAAGCAGGAGGGCCGTCAGCCGAGGATCATGATTGCCAAGATGGGACAGGACGGACATGATCGCGGGGCCAAGGTGGTGAGCACAGGCTATGCCGACATCGGTTTTGATGTGGATATCGGCCCGTTGTTCCAGACCCCTGCAGAAGCTGCACGCCAGGCTGTTGAAAATGATGTTCATGTGCTTGGTGTTTCCAGTCTGGCCGGCGGACATAAGACTCTTGTTCCGCAGGTAATAGATGAGCTGAAGAACCTGGGTCGCGAAGATATCATGGTCATCGTGGGAGGCGTAATACCTGCACAGGATTATGATTTTCTTTATAAGTCGGGTGTAGTGGGCATTTTTGGCCCCGGTACCTCTGTATCCGTCGCTGCACGCAAAATACTTGAAGTGCTGCTGGATACGCTGCATAATTAA
- a CDS encoding DUF4190 domain-containing protein, which translates to MEEPKSSAGQGLGIAGLILGILAIPMGIIPCTFVVGILFGIIGIVLSLVALSQANRGFGPKGLIIAALVCSIVGLTFASVWGFAFSKISSPVIREMFRNGPPRFEDFQHDENVYQDIIVDTAADQGTDMGDMTDTLKALEGEDSIR; encoded by the coding sequence ATGGAAGAACCAAAAAGCTCAGCAGGTCAGGGATTAGGCATTGCAGGACTTATATTAGGTATCCTTGCTATTCCCATGGGAATTATTCCCTGTACCTTTGTTGTCGGAATATTATTCGGCATCATCGGTATAGTTCTCAGTCTGGTTGCCCTTTCCCAGGCCAACCGTGGTTTCGGTCCTAAAGGTCTTATAATAGCTGCGCTTGTATGTTCCATTGTGGGTTTGACCTTTGCTTCGGTCTGGGGATTCGCATTTTCAAAAATAAGCTCACCGGTTATAAGGGAGATGTTCAGAAACGGTCCTCCGAGGTTCGAAGATTTCCAGCATGATGAGAATGTGTACCAGGATATCATAGTGGATACGGCTGCCGACCAGGGGACCGATATGGGTGATATGACAGATACCCTGAAAGCCCTTGAAGGTGAAGACAGCATCCGGTGA
- a CDS encoding RNA polymerase sigma factor, producing the protein MENKRNAQKELFDKYYRAMFTIALRIVGKEEETYDVVQDTFISVFNNLHQFRFESTLGAWIKKILIREALRKIRPSFQESQPGKPVDPIIWPDDLSGDYLHKAILGLPDGFRLVFTLIEIEGYSHKEVAEIMKISEGTSKSQLYHAKKSLQHKLAEFKP; encoded by the coding sequence TTGGAGAACAAGCGGAACGCACAGAAAGAGCTTTTCGACAAATATTACAGGGCAATGTTTACGATTGCACTGAGGATTGTGGGGAAGGAGGAAGAAACATATGATGTGGTCCAGGACACCTTTATAAGCGTTTTCAATAATCTGCATCAATTCCGTTTTGAAAGTACACTTGGTGCCTGGATCAAGAAAATACTGATCCGGGAGGCTCTCCGGAAGATAAGACCTTCATTTCAAGAATCGCAACCTGGCAAACCCGTTGATCCGATAATATGGCCCGACGATCTGTCAGGTGACTACCTGCATAAAGCTATACTGGGGTTACCTGACGGATTCAGGCTTGTTTTTACACTTATCGAAATTGAAGGATATTCTCACAAGGAGGTGGCTGAAATTATGAAAATCTCAGAAGGGACTTCGAAATCTCAGCTTTACCATGCAAAGAAAAGTCTGCAACATAAACTGGCCGAATTTAAGCCATGA